In Nitrobacteraceae bacterium AZCC 1564, the following proteins share a genomic window:
- a CDS encoding putative PurR-regulated permease PerM (product_source=COG0628; cog=COG0628; pfam=PF01594; transmembrane_helix_parts=Outside_1_34,TMhelix_35_52,Inside_53_58,TMhelix_59_78,Outside_79_87,TMhelix_88_110,Inside_111_188,TMhelix_189_208,Outside_209_232,TMhelix_233_255,Inside_256_261,TMhelix_262_284,Outside_285_287,TMhelix_288_310,Inside_311_330,TMhelix_331_360,Outside_361_386): protein MFDRLADVTSVGVNIGERLVESPRRNRFSDETVQLALRLGLLAFLIYWSFILVRPFIPILVWALILTVALYAPYLWLAKHLGDRPRTAAALLTIAFLAIVIGPVTWLSLGLIEAVREMSRQIEFGALTIPPPPARLHDLPLVGTQMHNFWKQASDNLAAAFQEIAPYLKPVASAILGFAGSAGTETLKFLASILLAGFLLPMGSTLMQGGKTILARVVPQRSDQLLSLAGATIRTVAQGVIGIAILQSILAGIGLKVAGVPGASLIAFAVLVLGILQVGSVFVILPTIVWIWTVKDFTVAISITVYLILVGLADNALKPFLMGRGLTTPTLVILIGVFGGMLAHGIIGLFVGPIILAVAWELMMAWMRDDAPNRKLTTAEGTQPLN from the coding sequence TTGTTTGATCGCCTGGCGGATGTGACATCTGTCGGCGTCAACATCGGTGAACGCCTCGTGGAGTCACCTCGGCGAAATAGATTCAGCGACGAGACAGTGCAGCTCGCGCTGCGCCTTGGGCTGCTCGCGTTCCTGATCTATTGGTCCTTCATACTAGTCCGTCCATTCATCCCAATCCTGGTATGGGCCCTCATACTTACTGTCGCCCTCTACGCACCATATCTTTGGCTCGCGAAGCATCTGGGTGACAGGCCGCGAACAGCCGCGGCACTGCTGACGATAGCCTTCCTTGCAATTGTCATCGGCCCGGTGACGTGGCTCAGCCTTGGATTAATTGAAGCAGTCCGCGAGATGTCCCGACAAATTGAATTCGGTGCCCTCACGATCCCGCCCCCGCCGGCTCGCCTTCATGATCTCCCGCTTGTTGGCACCCAGATGCATAATTTCTGGAAGCAGGCTTCCGACAATCTGGCCGCAGCTTTTCAAGAGATCGCCCCGTATCTCAAGCCTGTCGCGAGTGCCATCCTTGGATTTGCCGGCAGCGCTGGAACGGAAACTCTCAAATTTCTGGCGTCAATTCTGTTGGCAGGCTTCCTGCTTCCAATGGGATCAACTCTGATGCAAGGAGGAAAGACGATACTTGCTCGTGTGGTGCCACAGCGGAGCGATCAGCTTCTGTCGCTAGCGGGCGCCACAATCCGGACGGTGGCGCAGGGTGTCATTGGTATCGCAATTCTACAGTCAATCCTGGCTGGCATTGGGTTGAAGGTAGCCGGTGTGCCGGGGGCCAGCCTGATTGCATTTGCGGTCCTGGTGCTTGGCATTCTGCAAGTCGGTTCGGTGTTTGTCATTCTTCCAACCATCGTTTGGATCTGGACGGTTAAGGACTTCACCGTGGCCATATCAATCACCGTGTACTTGATATTGGTTGGCCTTGCGGACAACGCGCTCAAGCCGTTTCTCATGGGACGAGGTCTGACGACCCCGACGCTCGTCATTCTCATCGGAGTTTTCGGTGGGATGCTTGCCCACGGCATCATTGGTCTCTTTGTTGGGCCCATCATCTTGGCGGTGGCATGGGAATTGATGATGGCGTGGATGCGAGATGATGCGCCGAACCGCAAGCTTACGACTGCGGAAGGAACTCAACCTTTGAACTGA
- a CDS encoding pimeloyl-ACP methyl ester carboxylesterase (product_source=COG0596; cog=COG0596; pfam=PF11339; superfamily=158682,53474): MMSHRPEVSNDNNPSFFASAMEYLVDCGQRSVLFLDVMRKRGVQYREHLAETAPHVLNYSFELIADGRKLPRPVNYALVRIAPPHDVELDPKRRPFVVVDPRAGHGPGIGGFKADSEIGVAMRAGHPCYFIGFLPEPVPGQTIEDIARAEGEFLKQVIALHPNAEGKPCVIGNCQAGWAVMMLASLQPDLFGPIILAGSPLSYWAGVRGQNPMRYLGGLLGGSWLTALFSDIGGGKFDGAWLVQNFESMNPSNTLWTKQYNVYSKVDTEADRYLEFERWWGGHVNLNAEEIQFIVDELFIGNKLAAGRVKTSGGKVVDLRNIRSPIVVFCSKGDDITPPQQALGWILDLYENVDEIRSYGQTIVYTVHETVGHLGIFVSGGVARKEHSEFSSNIDLIDVLPPGLYEATFEAKSDQTPNADFASGQWVMRCEQRTLDDIRAMGENSLEDERRFATAARVSEINLAAYRSFVQPWVRAMMTPQLAHFLRNLHPLRLQYDLFGDDNPATRVIMEAADNIRDHRKPAAKNNPFIALQESYSKSVVSTLDAWRDFRDAVSESLFLAIYGSPAFQAAVGIDPNSAPVSHPKMTDEHRKALDDRIRELKSKIEHGGLRESIIRGLLYVGMARGMVDERSLEALRRVRLSDRSSRLSLSQFKTLVREQFFMLLLETDASLNAIRKLLPKNAEDRRKGFAIIRDVLSASAEISGESARRLHRVAKLFGVNEDGEAEMPAGRKAKAS, translated from the coding sequence ATGATGTCCCACAGGCCGGAAGTCTCCAACGATAACAATCCGAGTTTTTTCGCATCCGCCATGGAATACCTTGTGGATTGCGGACAGCGTAGCGTCTTGTTCTTGGATGTCATGCGCAAACGTGGCGTGCAATATCGCGAGCACCTCGCGGAAACCGCGCCTCATGTTCTTAATTACTCTTTTGAACTTATTGCCGATGGAAGGAAGCTTCCACGGCCGGTGAATTATGCTCTTGTTCGCATAGCTCCCCCACATGACGTGGAATTGGACCCGAAGCGCCGCCCGTTTGTCGTTGTTGATCCTCGGGCCGGTCATGGTCCGGGCATTGGAGGATTCAAGGCCGACAGTGAAATCGGCGTCGCGATGCGAGCAGGCCATCCCTGCTATTTTATCGGCTTCTTGCCGGAGCCGGTGCCTGGCCAGACGATCGAAGATATTGCCCGAGCGGAAGGCGAATTTCTAAAGCAGGTGATCGCGCTACATCCGAACGCTGAAGGGAAACCTTGCGTCATCGGCAATTGCCAGGCCGGCTGGGCGGTCATGATGCTTGCGTCGCTTCAACCGGATCTGTTCGGACCGATCATCCTTGCCGGCTCGCCGCTTTCCTACTGGGCAGGCGTGCGCGGCCAAAACCCCATGCGATACTTAGGTGGGTTGTTGGGTGGAAGCTGGTTAACCGCGCTCTTCAGCGACATCGGTGGCGGAAAATTCGACGGCGCATGGTTGGTGCAGAACTTCGAGAGTATGAATCCATCGAACACGCTATGGACCAAACAATATAATGTTTACTCCAAAGTCGACACCGAAGCGGACCGATATCTTGAATTCGAACGCTGGTGGGGTGGGCATGTCAATCTCAATGCAGAGGAAATTCAATTTATCGTCGATGAGCTTTTCATCGGTAATAAGCTTGCTGCTGGTCGTGTCAAAACTTCCGGCGGTAAGGTTGTCGATCTGCGGAATATCCGGTCGCCAATCGTGGTATTCTGCTCCAAAGGCGACGATATCACTCCGCCTCAACAAGCGTTGGGATGGATCCTCGACCTTTATGAGAACGTTGACGAGATAAGGTCGTACGGACAGACCATTGTCTACACGGTGCACGAAACGGTCGGTCACCTTGGCATCTTTGTGTCTGGAGGCGTGGCTCGAAAAGAACACAGTGAGTTTTCGAGCAACATCGACCTTATCGATGTGCTTCCTCCCGGACTCTATGAAGCGACATTCGAGGCGAAATCGGATCAAACGCCGAATGCTGACTTCGCATCCGGGCAATGGGTCATGCGCTGCGAACAGCGGACGCTCGATGACATTCGTGCCATGGGAGAAAACTCACTGGAAGACGAGCGCAGATTTGCGACGGCAGCGCGTGTGTCCGAGATAAACCTTGCAGCATATAGAAGCTTCGTTCAGCCTTGGGTGAGGGCGATGATGACGCCGCAATTGGCCCATTTCTTACGCAATCTGCATCCCTTGCGCCTGCAGTACGATCTGTTTGGTGACGACAATCCCGCAACGAGAGTCATCATGGAGGCTGCGGACAATATTCGGGACCATCGCAAGCCGGCGGCAAAGAATAACCCCTTCATCGCCCTGCAGGAAAGTTATTCGAAAAGCGTTGTCAGTACATTGGATGCTTGGCGTGATTTTCGGGATGCCGTCAGCGAGTCACTCTTCCTTGCCATCTATGGATCACCCGCATTTCAGGCGGCTGTTGGAATAGATCCTAATTCAGCACCCGTTTCTCATCCAAAAATGACGGATGAGCATCGCAAAGCGCTTGATGACCGTATCAGGGAGCTGAAATCGAAAATCGAACATGGCGGTCTGCGCGAGTCCATTATCCGTGGATTGCTCTATGTCGGTATGGCGCGAGGCATGGTTGACGAGCGCAGCCTTGAAGCATTGCGCAGGGTCCGGTTGAGCGATCGCAGCTCAAGGCTCTCTTTGTCGCAATTCAAGACATTGGTGCGAGAGCAATTCTTTATGCTTCTGCTTGAGACGGACGCCAGCCTGAATGCCATTCGAAAGTTATTGCCAAAGAACGCCGAGGATCGACGTAAGGGATTCGCCATTATCCGAGACGTGCTGTCGGCAAGCGCCGAAATATCCGGTGAATCGGCCAGGCGCCTTCACAGGGTCGCGAAATTGTTTGGTGTGAATGAGGACGGCGAGGCAGAAATGCCCGCCGGGAGGAAAGCCAAAGCATCGTAG
- a CDS encoding phosphate acetyltransferase (product_source=KO:K00625; cath_funfam=3.40.50.10750; cog=COG0280; ko=KO:K00625; pfam=PF01515; superfamily=53659) — MSVVSGESRPHTKYDRLIAAAKAIPAATTIVVHPCDESSLRGVADAANAGIITPILVGPIAKISNIASAHSIDISGYELVDAPHSEAAAAKAVEMIHAGKGEMLMKGSLHTDELMRSVTAKTGLRTERRISHVFVMDVPAYTDTVFITDAAINIAPDLDCKRDIIQNAIDLYNQAGFGASPRVAILSAVETVTSKIPSTIEAAALCKMADRGQITGGVLDGPLAFDNAVDKEAARIKGIKSEVAGRAQILVVPDLEAGNMLAKNLAYFAHADGAGIVLGARVPIVLTSRADSPRSRMASCAVATLYADARRRRAATVAA; from the coding sequence ATGAGCGTAGTGTCCGGCGAAAGCCGACCCCACACGAAGTACGATCGTTTGATTGCCGCGGCTAAGGCCATTCCGGCTGCGACAACCATTGTCGTACACCCTTGCGACGAAAGTTCGCTTCGAGGCGTCGCCGACGCCGCCAACGCTGGAATCATCACGCCGATCCTGGTGGGTCCGATCGCGAAAATCTCGAACATTGCGTCTGCGCACAGCATCGATATCAGCGGTTATGAGCTGGTCGATGCACCGCATAGCGAGGCTGCGGCTGCCAAAGCTGTTGAAATGATACACGCCGGGAAGGGCGAGATGCTGATGAAGGGGAGCCTTCATACGGATGAACTGATGCGTAGCGTGACCGCCAAGACAGGATTGCGCACGGAGCGGCGAATAAGTCACGTATTCGTCATGGATGTCCCTGCTTACACGGACACCGTGTTTATCACCGACGCCGCGATCAATATTGCCCCCGATCTCGATTGCAAACGCGATATTATTCAGAATGCGATTGATCTCTATAATCAAGCGGGATTCGGTGCTTCGCCGCGGGTTGCCATTCTCTCTGCCGTCGAAACTGTGACTTCAAAAATTCCGTCGACCATTGAAGCAGCCGCGCTCTGCAAAATGGCGGACCGTGGGCAGATCACGGGTGGGGTACTTGACGGACCGCTCGCCTTTGACAACGCGGTCGACAAGGAAGCCGCAAGGATCAAGGGAATAAAGTCAGAAGTCGCGGGGCGCGCCCAAATCCTGGTAGTGCCTGATCTGGAAGCCGGCAATATGCTGGCCAAGAATCTTGCCTACTTTGCGCATGCCGATGGAGCTGGAATCGTCCTTGGTGCGAGAGTCCCCATCGTGTTGACGTCGCGCGCGGATTCGCCGCGATCAAGAATGGCTTCGTGTGCAGTTGCGACCCTTTATGCCGATGCGCGCCGTCGCCGCGCAGCAACCGTAGCCGCGTGA
- a CDS encoding acetate kinase (product_source=KO:K00925; cath_funfam=3.30.420.40; cog=COG0282; ko=KO:K00925; pfam=PF00871; superfamily=53067; tigrfam=TIGR00016) produces the protein MDTILVVNAGSSSVKFQIFAINSDGNARRQIKGQVDGIGSRPRLRATNANGEVVAERAYPIENVQDVSAALAIAGEWVRDELGIAPVAVGHRVVHGGAAYDKPTLIDHGVVSRLEELTSLAPLHQPYNLAPIRSVLANFPNLPQVACFDTAFHRNHDKVADYFAIPQRLYDEGVRRYGFHGLSYEYISSVLPERAPEIAMGRVVVAHLGSGASMCALSSGRSVECTLGFTALDGLPMGTRPGQLDPGVVLYLLTKKGMSPSEVQNFLYRECGLKGLSGVSNDMRELLNSSDPGARFAIDYFVYRAALSVGLLAAALEGIDALVFTAGIGENSSAVRIRIAEKLRWLGIELDPAENAKHALRISRPGGTPVYVIPTDEELMIAKHTLSMLQNDIRPVMAQTRAS, from the coding sequence ATGGACACCATCTTGGTGGTCAACGCAGGTTCGTCGAGCGTGAAGTTTCAAATCTTCGCGATCAACTCTGATGGCAATGCGCGTCGGCAGATTAAGGGACAGGTCGATGGAATTGGAAGCCGTCCGCGTCTTCGCGCAACCAATGCCAACGGTGAGGTCGTCGCGGAGCGGGCCTATCCCATCGAAAATGTTCAGGACGTGTCGGCGGCGCTGGCAATTGCAGGCGAATGGGTGCGCGACGAGCTGGGCATTGCACCGGTCGCGGTCGGACACCGTGTGGTCCATGGCGGAGCAGCTTACGACAAACCAACCCTCATCGATCACGGAGTTGTCAGTCGGTTGGAAGAACTGACCTCGCTTGCGCCACTGCACCAGCCGTACAATCTGGCGCCGATCCGATCAGTGCTTGCCAATTTTCCCAACCTTCCTCAAGTCGCATGCTTTGATACGGCATTTCATCGCAATCACGATAAGGTTGCGGACTATTTCGCGATTCCTCAGCGATTGTACGATGAGGGCGTGCGCCGCTACGGATTTCACGGTCTCTCTTACGAATATATCTCCAGCGTTCTTCCCGAGCGTGCCCCCGAGATTGCGATGGGGCGTGTCGTAGTCGCTCACCTCGGCAGCGGCGCTTCCATGTGCGCTCTTTCATCTGGGCGCAGCGTTGAATGCACCCTTGGATTTACCGCCCTCGATGGGTTGCCGATGGGCACCCGGCCGGGGCAGCTGGATCCCGGCGTCGTTTTGTACCTTTTGACAAAAAAGGGAATGTCGCCGTCGGAAGTGCAGAATTTCCTTTATCGGGAATGCGGCTTGAAAGGGCTATCCGGCGTGAGCAACGATATGCGCGAGTTGCTCAACAGTAGCGATCCCGGCGCCAGGTTTGCGATCGATTACTTCGTATATCGTGCTGCGCTTAGCGTAGGCCTTCTGGCTGCTGCGCTGGAGGGGATTGATGCCCTCGTATTTACCGCCGGGATCGGCGAAAATTCATCCGCCGTCCGGATACGCATTGCCGAGAAATTGAGATGGCTCGGGATCGAGCTCGATCCGGCGGAGAACGCCAAGCATGCGCTCAGAATTTCGCGTCCAGGGGGGACGCCTGTTTATGTCATCCCAACGGATGAAGAATTGATGATTGCCAAGCATACATTGTCGATGTTGCAGAACGACATTCGGCCCGTTATGGCGCAGACGAGGGCGTCCTAG
- a CDS encoding CRP/FNR family nitrogen fixation transcriptional regulator (product_source=KO:K15861; cath_funfam=1.10.10.10,2.60.120.10; cog=COG0664; ko=KO:K15861; pfam=PF00027,PF13545; smart=SM00100,SM00419; superfamily=46785,51206) translates to MFADLRIRPQSHPILGFSNAETKIILSEFKYNRGTEIYGEAEPADYVYQVIDGAVRSYKLLSDGRRQIGAFHLVGDIFGLENGDVHRFTAEAIIDTTVRLVKRVSLEHVAAEDLIVARNLLNMTTTNLQHAEDHMLLLGRKTSLERVATFLIEMDRRLTAAGVMALPMCRRDIADYLGLTLETVSRALSYLNDKKILEFIGQNQRQIVLLDRGQLAELDL, encoded by the coding sequence ATGTTTGCCGATCTGCGCATCCGCCCTCAGAGCCACCCAATCCTCGGCTTTAGTAATGCTGAAACAAAGATTATTCTAAGTGAATTTAAGTATAACAGAGGCACTGAGATTTACGGCGAAGCAGAACCTGCAGATTATGTCTATCAAGTCATCGATGGGGCCGTCCGGAGCTACAAGCTACTCTCAGACGGAAGACGTCAGATCGGTGCTTTTCACCTCGTCGGCGATATATTTGGCCTCGAAAACGGCGACGTTCATCGCTTCACAGCGGAAGCCATCATCGACACAACGGTTCGACTGGTCAAACGGGTCAGCCTCGAACATGTTGCAGCAGAAGATCTCATTGTTGCGCGCAATCTTCTCAATATGACGACAACGAACCTCCAGCACGCTGAAGACCATATGCTGCTGCTCGGACGAAAAACCTCGCTGGAACGCGTAGCCACTTTTCTTATAGAGATGGACCGCCGCCTCACGGCTGCGGGAGTCATGGCACTTCCGATGTGCCGCCGCGATATCGCAGACTACCTTGGGCTCACCCTTGAAACGGTGTCGCGCGCCCTTTCCTATCTTAACGACAAGAAGATCCTAGAATTCATCGGTCAAAATCAACGACAAATCGTCCTGCTCGACAGGGGGCAACTCGCAGAGCTCGATCTCTAA
- a CDS encoding formate/nitrite transporter FocA (FNT family) (product_source=COG2116; cog=COG2116; transmembrane_helix_parts=Outside_1_22,TMhelix_23_45,Inside_46_54) yields MEVRQQDAGGFPDLTWANFVSNLVPVTLGNIVGGSLMVAAAYWFVYLRNRPTSQ; encoded by the coding sequence TTGGAAGTCCGTCAACAGGATGCCGGCGGATTTCCTGACCTGACCTGGGCCAACTTCGTGAGCAATCTCGTTCCCGTCACGCTGGGAAACATCGTTGGCGGTTCGCTCATGGTCGCTGCGGCTTACTGGTTTGTCTATTTGCGTAACCGTCCAACCAGTCAGTGA
- a CDS encoding enoyl-[acyl-carrier protein] reductase I (product_source=KO:K00208; cath_funfam=3.40.50.720; cog=COG0623; ko=KO:K00208; pfam=PF13561; superfamily=51735): MSPNAATWEPNKDMPVGKGATVKQFFANVGKDRFEINVAPWGEGQLTVNGLEIARTAEAKDRREAFSSLRQAAEQYLRGEPIGLSVNGKRRLIPAVKAKLLDGKKGLIIGIANEQSIAWGCAAAFRALGADLAVTYLNDKAKKHVDPLARELDAKIVMPLDVRVPGQMEAVFERIAKDWGKLDFVVHSIAFSPKDALHGRVVDVSLDGFLTTMEVSCWTFLQMARLAEPLMKKGGTLFTMTYYGSQTVVKNYNIMGVAKAALESAVRYVSAELGPKGIRVHAISPGPLATRAASGIPEFDKLLEKAKAKAPARSLVKIEDVGAATAFLAHDAARLITGDTIYIDGGYHVVD; this comes from the coding sequence ATGTCGCCAAACGCAGCAACCTGGGAGCCGAACAAAGACATGCCCGTCGGCAAAGGCGCGACCGTGAAGCAGTTCTTTGCCAATGTCGGAAAAGATCGTTTTGAGATTAATGTTGCGCCTTGGGGAGAGGGGCAATTGACAGTGAACGGTCTGGAAATCGCACGGACCGCTGAAGCGAAAGATCGGCGTGAGGCATTCTCGAGTTTGAGGCAGGCAGCAGAACAATATTTGCGAGGCGAGCCGATCGGGCTGTCAGTAAATGGAAAGCGGCGGTTGATTCCGGCCGTGAAGGCCAAGCTCCTCGACGGCAAAAAGGGATTGATAATTGGCATCGCAAATGAACAGTCGATAGCGTGGGGCTGTGCTGCCGCCTTTCGCGCTCTTGGCGCGGATCTCGCGGTTACCTACCTTAATGACAAAGCAAAGAAGCACGTCGATCCGTTGGCACGCGAGCTTGACGCAAAAATTGTGATGCCGCTCGACGTTCGCGTTCCAGGACAGATGGAGGCGGTGTTTGAACGCATCGCGAAGGATTGGGGAAAGCTCGATTTCGTCGTCCACTCGATCGCCTTTTCGCCCAAGGACGCTTTGCACGGCCGCGTCGTTGACGTGTCTTTGGACGGATTTCTGACCACTATGGAGGTGTCGTGCTGGACGTTCCTCCAGATGGCGCGGTTGGCGGAGCCCCTGATGAAGAAGGGAGGTACGCTCTTCACCATGACGTACTACGGAAGTCAGACGGTGGTGAAGAACTACAACATTATGGGCGTCGCAAAGGCGGCTTTGGAGAGCGCTGTACGATATGTGTCCGCGGAGCTCGGCCCGAAGGGAATTCGCGTACATGCGATATCCCCGGGACCGCTCGCGACTCGCGCTGCATCGGGCATCCCGGAGTTTGACAAGTTGCTCGAAAAGGCGAAGGCCAAAGCGCCCGCACGCAGCCTGGTAAAGATCGAGGACGTTGGAGCCGCCACCGCTTTCCTGGCGCACGATGCCGCGCGGCTTATCACGGGCGATACGATCTACATCGACGGTGGCTACCATGTTGTCGACTAA
- a CDS encoding hypothetical protein (product_source=Hypo-rule applied; cath_funfam=1.50.40.10; transmembrane_helix_parts=Inside_1_20,TMhelix_21_43,Outside_44_85) yields MDASNARVTDAYLRTPRAAASAGIAGFVIAAILLVFPLWVLLVSFSILRDGNAAQRRRYSGATERSDPVQRTPTAPWRQQIEKAG; encoded by the coding sequence ATGGATGCGAGCAACGCAAGGGTAACAGATGCCTATCTGAGAACCCCAAGAGCCGCCGCTTCCGCCGGCATCGCCGGATTTGTTATCGCGGCCATCCTGCTGGTGTTCCCATTGTGGGTTTTGCTGGTCAGCTTTTCCATCTTGCGCGACGGAAACGCGGCTCAGCGGCGGAGATACTCCGGCGCGACTGAACGTTCCGATCCCGTTCAGCGCACTCCGACTGCGCCATGGCGCCAGCAAATTGAGAAAGCAGGATAA
- a CDS encoding putative membrane protein (product_source=COG4425; cog=COG4425; pfam=PF10081,PF15420; superfamily=53474; transmembrane_helix_parts=Inside_1_12,TMhelix_13_35,Outside_36_54,TMhelix_55_77,Inside_78_88,TMhelix_89_111,Outside_112_503): MELPQPKGRILQVTKLAAAAGCAIVAVIYLWQAARWQNSIRELMQLEAVETVYPLQVTMIALAVFAIAMGLARLFQLTLRVVGMRTSRFLPRRVSSVVGVVAAVALFWSIIDGVLFRVALRVADASYQQLDKLIEPETSPPVDPLKTGSGASLLAWHELGRAGREFISSGPTRADIGAFSGQAALEPVRTYVGLRSADTVEARAKLALEELKRAGGFERRVLVVITPTGTGWVDPAALDSLEYLHDGNVASAALQYSYLGSWLYLLVGADYGADAARALFKEVYAYWTTLPRAARPRLYLHGLSLGAKYSEMSTDLIEVLGDPFAGALWSGPPHSSRLWRFLTDNRTPGSPAWLPRFRDGSFVRFRNQQGDAAEQASAPNAAWGPIRIVYLQYASDPVTFFDNRSFYREPEWMQPPRGPDVSPQLHWYPVVTFFQLALDMFMALEAPVGYGHVYAPVHYIDAWIQVTDVRDWPPQKISRLKRHLSEPQSATATRTPTTAEAKF; the protein is encoded by the coding sequence ATGGAGCTGCCGCAGCCCAAGGGCCGTATCCTGCAGGTCACAAAGCTCGCTGCCGCGGCGGGCTGCGCGATCGTCGCAGTCATTTACCTATGGCAGGCGGCGCGATGGCAGAATTCGATCCGAGAACTGATGCAACTCGAGGCGGTGGAGACCGTATATCCACTCCAGGTCACAATGATTGCGCTAGCGGTTTTCGCAATCGCGATGGGGCTCGCGCGATTGTTCCAGCTGACATTGCGCGTCGTGGGGATGAGAACCAGCCGGTTTCTGCCAAGGCGGGTGTCCAGCGTCGTCGGCGTCGTCGCGGCGGTTGCGCTGTTCTGGTCGATCATCGATGGCGTCCTCTTTCGGGTTGCGCTGCGCGTCGCCGACGCGTCCTACCAGCAACTGGACAAGCTGATAGAACCGGAGACCAGCCCGCCGGTGGACCCTCTGAAGACTGGCAGCGGCGCTTCCCTGCTGGCTTGGCATGAGCTCGGGCGGGCGGGACGGGAGTTCATCTCCTCGGGACCGACCCGCGCGGACATCGGCGCTTTTTCGGGCCAGGCGGCGCTCGAACCTGTTCGCACCTATGTCGGATTGCGGTCCGCAGACACGGTGGAAGCGCGCGCCAAGCTTGCGCTGGAAGAATTGAAGCGGGCCGGCGGGTTCGAACGACGCGTGCTTGTCGTGATCACGCCAACCGGCACCGGATGGGTCGACCCGGCGGCGCTGGATAGCCTCGAATATCTGCACGATGGTAACGTCGCGAGCGCGGCCCTGCAGTATTCCTATCTCGGGAGTTGGCTGTATCTGCTTGTGGGAGCGGACTATGGCGCGGATGCCGCGCGCGCCCTCTTCAAAGAGGTCTACGCATACTGGACTACTCTTCCCAGGGCGGCCCGGCCGAGACTCTATTTGCACGGCCTCAGTCTTGGCGCGAAGTACTCCGAAATGTCGACGGACCTGATCGAAGTGCTTGGCGACCCATTCGCCGGCGCACTCTGGAGCGGGCCGCCTCATTCAAGCAGGCTCTGGCGTTTCCTCACCGACAATCGCACTCCCGGATCGCCCGCCTGGCTTCCCCGGTTCAGGGACGGATCTTTTGTGCGGTTCAGAAATCAGCAGGGGGATGCTGCCGAACAAGCCTCGGCTCCGAATGCCGCATGGGGACCGATCCGGATCGTTTACCTCCAATACGCAAGCGATCCGGTGACCTTTTTCGACAATCGCAGCTTCTACCGTGAACCGGAATGGATGCAGCCCCCGCGCGGCCCGGATGTGTCGCCGCAATTGCACTGGTATCCCGTTGTCACTTTCTTTCAACTGGCGTTGGACATGTTCATGGCGCTCGAAGCACCGGTTGGCTACGGCCATGTCTACGCTCCGGTGCACTACATCGACGCATGGATCCAAGTGACTGACGTCCGCGACTGGCCCCCGCAAAAGATTTCTCGGCTGAAGCGGCATCTCTCTGAGCCGCAGTCGGCGACTGCCACTCGAACGCCGACCACAGCGGAGGCGAAGTTTTGA